In Candidatus Cloacimonadaceae bacterium, a single window of DNA contains:
- a CDS encoding DNA adenine methylase codes for MDALIGWIGGKRLLRKTISQYVPKDIQGYIEPFGGAAWMLLFKDKWGDLEVYNDLDYRLVNLFLQVKYHPDELIKELDFLVASRKLFCDILKQEGLTEIQRAARFMFLITRSFGSKGDSFGTSQKRGTSSMYNRLERIKELHKRLDMVIIENLSYEKVIEKYDTKSNFFYCDPPYMLGYTYENSKQFSHEALRDILKSIKGRFILSYDDNPDVLKLYKGYDIRHVTRTKGINRKEGKSEFNEVIIANFDLIDIDHDTAKTKPKTTKEIRGIS; via the coding sequence ATGGATGCACTGATCGGATGGATCGGAGGTAAACGCCTCCTCCGTAAAACTATCTCGCAATACGTTCCCAAGGACATTCAGGGCTACATCGAACCCTTCGGGGGTGCAGCCTGGATGCTGCTCTTCAAAGACAAGTGGGGCGATCTGGAAGTTTATAACGATCTCGATTATCGCCTGGTCAATCTCTTCCTGCAGGTGAAGTATCACCCGGATGAGCTGATTAAAGAACTGGACTTTCTCGTAGCCAGCCGCAAGCTCTTCTGTGACATCCTCAAGCAAGAAGGTCTTACCGAGATACAGAGAGCTGCCAGGTTCATGTTCCTGATCACGAGATCATTCGGAAGCAAAGGTGATAGCTTTGGTACCTCTCAGAAGCGTGGTACCTCCAGTATGTATAACCGCTTGGAACGCATCAAGGAACTCCACAAACGCTTAGACATGGTGATCATCGAGAACCTCTCTTATGAGAAGGTGATTGAGAAGTACGATACCAAGAGCAACTTCTTCTACTGTGATCCACCATACATGCTGGGCTATACCTACGAGAACTCCAAGCAGTTCAGTCATGAAGCCCTCAGAGACATTCTGAAGAGCATCAAGGGCAGGTTCATCCTCTCCTATGATGATAACCCGGATGTGCTCAAGCTATACAAAGGCTATGATATCAGGCATGTCACCAGAACCAAGGGTATCAACCGCAAGGAAGGAAAGTCCGAGTTCAATGAAGTGATCATCGCCAACTTCGATCTCATTGATATCGATCATGATACAGCCAAGACCAAACCCAAAACCACCAAAGAGATCAGGGGGATATCATGA